A stretch of the Buchananella sp. 14KM1171 genome encodes the following:
- a CDS encoding GNAT family N-acetyltransferase, which yields MNSGLLSALAAPTEVQLPPAHLGLSWRTPARADRAQMTRLLVTGQLADAPVRPEPITTVDTLLEDLAAGRADAVAGFDEAGTLRALGQVRTVPVEAGRARAEISATVSPCWRGRGIGRELIGWQDQRARQLLAEQIKEHDDVTSAVVAVFVDEHQVDRRRLYAAAGFAPARTYVRLSRSLEQPVPVEPTPTGLRLVAWDDVALERIEAAHRVAFGTPGVPDRNYTSLWQRAIRTVEPSLSRVAVCEESGEVAGYILQSLLPWTWHALGRPECFTSLLGVMPDFRHLGTARALLTAGLTEAARQGFVQAALNADTENLTGATSFYERLGYVTERRRSLYLLDLTQ from the coding sequence ATGAATAGCGGCCTGCTTTCGGCTTTGGCAGCCCCCACCGAGGTCCAGCTGCCCCCGGCCCACCTGGGTCTGTCCTGGCGTACCCCCGCCCGGGCCGATCGCGCCCAGATGACCCGCCTGCTGGTGACCGGCCAGCTGGCCGACGCCCCGGTCAGGCCCGAGCCGATCACCACCGTGGACACCCTGCTGGAGGACCTGGCTGCGGGCCGCGCCGACGCCGTGGCCGGCTTCGACGAGGCCGGCACCCTGCGCGCCCTGGGCCAGGTCAGGACCGTGCCGGTCGAGGCCGGGCGGGCCCGGGCAGAGATCTCCGCTACCGTCTCGCCCTGCTGGCGCGGGCGCGGCATCGGCCGCGAGCTGATCGGTTGGCAGGACCAGCGTGCCCGCCAGCTGCTGGCCGAGCAGATCAAGGAGCACGACGACGTCACCAGCGCCGTGGTGGCCGTGTTCGTGGACGAGCACCAGGTGGATCGCCGCCGCCTCTACGCTGCGGCCGGTTTCGCCCCGGCCCGCACCTACGTCCGGCTGAGCCGCTCCCTGGAGCAGCCCGTGCCGGTGGAGCCCACCCCCACTGGTTTGCGCCTGGTGGCGTGGGACGACGTTGCGCTCGAGCGGATCGAGGCGGCGCACCGGGTCGCGTTCGGCACCCCCGGGGTGCCCGACCGCAACTACACCTCCCTGTGGCAGCGGGCGATTAGGACGGTGGAGCCGTCGCTGTCCCGCGTGGCCGTGTGCGAGGAGAGCGGTGAGGTGGCCGGCTACATCCTGCAGTCCCTGCTGCCGTGGACATGGCACGCGCTGGGCCGGCCGGAGTGCTTCACCTCCCTGCTGGGAGTCATGCCCGACTTCCGCCACCTGGGCACCGCGCGCGCCCTGCTCACCGCGGGCCTGACGGAGGCCGCCAGGCAGGGATTCGTGCAGGCGGCGCTGAACGCGGACACCGAGAACCTGACGGGGGCCACGAGCTTCTACGAGCGGTTGGGTTACGTGACTGAGCGACGCCGTAGCCTTTATCTGCTTGACTTGACTCAATGA
- a CDS encoding cell wall-binding repeat-containing protein — MSAIHRRIVLSTSRLAFASALALVSVAGVAAAVEVAPPGTSSTQETAPAGEDAARIEVAPWESGPNWESHLNHPASVKRGAMLEMTGSCGPIPDRGVKNRHHITIMPTTSGGKEEFTIYPEYDKQTGNFTVSLPVPKDAVPGAYEVVLWCNDYDAIYTAYKGEMSIVLNEGETFTPPQPAALAVTLSAQQGQPGQSVQVSGRCRPEPMRRLQVWAGLSGENWSTGKRFEMDPATGEFSGSFTIHKATSPGKYKAALSCGSGATSGLVKFTEFTVEPLPGLEQVAGRLAGGDRYATAKEIAALGQWGQTVVLASGEVAADALAATPLAAALRAPIVLSPTAALDASARQALTDAKAKGATHVVIAGGAGTLRAQAEEQVRALGYEVERVAGPNRFATAILLAQRTKAAYAAKGQTVGGVFFADGTAYADALAAGPAAAAQRGVLLLTDGAAMPAAVAQAAASFGQVYDVAIGGAAAKAAASLDVDKYVGTDRHDTAKRVSLRFIGEPAGAIIASGRDFPDALAAGALAANLGASLLLTDVNQLPATTEDYLANKQLNWIRVAGGEKSVSSAVYEAIRRAMRK, encoded by the coding sequence ATGAGCGCCATTCATCGTCGAATCGTGTTATCCACCTCCCGCCTAGCCTTCGCCTCCGCCCTGGCCCTCGTTTCCGTGGCGGGCGTGGCGGCCGCAGTAGAGGTGGCGCCGCCGGGAACGTCGTCCACCCAGGAAACCGCTCCCGCAGGAGAGGACGCCGCGCGGATCGAGGTGGCGCCGTGGGAAAGCGGGCCAAACTGGGAGTCTCACCTCAACCACCCCGCCAGCGTCAAGCGCGGGGCGATGCTGGAGATGACCGGCTCGTGCGGGCCGATTCCCGACCGGGGCGTGAAGAATAGGCACCACATCACGATCATGCCCACGACCTCCGGCGGCAAGGAGGAATTCACCATCTACCCGGAGTACGACAAGCAAACCGGCAACTTCACGGTCTCGCTGCCCGTACCGAAGGACGCCGTGCCGGGCGCGTACGAGGTCGTTCTTTGGTGCAACGACTACGACGCCATCTACACCGCCTACAAGGGGGAGATGAGCATCGTCCTCAACGAGGGGGAGACCTTCACGCCCCCGCAGCCGGCCGCCCTCGCCGTTACCCTCTCCGCCCAGCAGGGGCAGCCCGGCCAGAGCGTGCAGGTGAGCGGCCGCTGCCGCCCCGAGCCGATGCGCAGGCTACAGGTCTGGGCCGGCTTGTCCGGTGAGAACTGGAGCACCGGCAAGAGGTTCGAAATGGACCCGGCCACCGGCGAGTTCAGCGGCAGCTTCACCATCCACAAGGCGACCTCGCCGGGCAAGTACAAGGCGGCCCTTAGTTGCGGGAGCGGGGCCACCAGCGGCCTGGTGAAGTTCACCGAGTTCACGGTGGAGCCACTGCCCGGACTCGAGCAGGTCGCCGGCCGCCTGGCGGGCGGTGACCGCTACGCCACGGCCAAGGAAATCGCCGCGCTGGGGCAGTGGGGCCAGACGGTCGTGCTGGCCAGCGGCGAGGTTGCGGCCGACGCCCTGGCGGCCACGCCCCTGGCCGCGGCTCTGCGCGCCCCGATCGTGCTCAGCCCCACCGCCGCGCTGGACGCCTCGGCGCGCCAGGCGCTCACCGACGCCAAGGCGAAGGGGGCGACCCACGTGGTGATCGCGGGCGGCGCGGGCACGCTGCGCGCGCAGGCGGAGGAACAAGTGCGCGCGCTGGGGTATGAGGTAGAGCGCGTGGCCGGGCCAAACCGCTTCGCCACCGCCATCCTGCTGGCGCAGCGCACCAAGGCCGCCTACGCGGCCAAGGGGCAGACGGTGGGCGGCGTGTTCTTTGCCGACGGCACCGCCTACGCCGACGCCCTGGCGGCCGGCCCGGCCGCAGCTGCCCAGCGCGGGGTGCTGCTGCTGACCGACGGAGCAGCCATGCCCGCGGCGGTGGCGCAGGCGGCCGCCTCCTTCGGGCAGGTGTACGACGTCGCCATCGGCGGGGCGGCCGCCAAGGCCGCCGCGAGCCTCGACGTGGACAAGTACGTGGGCACGGACAGGCACGACACCGCCAAGCGCGTCTCGCTCCGGTTCATCGGGGAGCCGGCCGGCGCGATCATAGCCAGCGGTCGCGACTTCCCCGACGCGCTGGCCGCCGGGGCGCTGGCCGCGAACCTGGGCGCCTCCCTGCTGCTGACGGACGTCAACCAGCTGCCCGCGACCACCGAGGACTACCTGGCCAACAAGCAGCTCAACTGGATCCGCGTGGCCGGTGGCGAGAAGTCCGTCAGCTCGGCGGTCTACGAGGCCATCAGGCGCGCGATGCGCAAGTAG
- a CDS encoding GNAT family N-acetyltransferase: MRKAPFFPLSAGVQAYGLTWRLLGEPDAVAVSRVVSACEEADDPAYRTSMAETELLFHVDKHWVALGGFDEGGVLRAFGHVALRGSAPVEALCTGGVEPAWRERGIGLANLRWQVGAARELLERFAPRDSHRIAVHVDDNHVPLAQHLLELGYAENKRFQEWRFELTHSIPTMGLGHYLSVHPWSAELDDMVRLAYNELVASMPGSSAVNREEWEELKADFEPSWSFIALDKSTDRAKVAGFLFASRYEQDWQALGWREGYIDFFAVLAPWRGSGAGIAMISAALNRFKADGMEKAALELGADSVQMAGALADMGFEITTSSTLYVMDL; this comes from the coding sequence ATGAGAAAAGCGCCCTTCTTCCCGCTTTCTGCCGGCGTGCAGGCATACGGCCTGACCTGGCGGCTGCTTGGCGAACCCGACGCGGTGGCCGTATCGCGCGTCGTTTCCGCCTGCGAGGAGGCCGACGATCCCGCCTACCGCACCTCGATGGCGGAGACGGAGCTGCTTTTCCACGTCGACAAGCACTGGGTTGCCCTGGGTGGCTTCGACGAGGGCGGGGTGCTGCGGGCCTTCGGGCACGTGGCGCTGCGCGGTTCTGCCCCGGTGGAGGCGCTGTGCACCGGCGGGGTGGAGCCCGCCTGGCGCGAGCGCGGCATCGGCCTGGCCAACCTGCGCTGGCAGGTGGGCGCCGCCCGCGAGCTGCTGGAGCGCTTCGCGCCCAGGGACAGCCACCGCATCGCGGTGCACGTGGACGACAACCACGTCCCCCTGGCCCAGCACCTGCTGGAGCTCGGCTACGCGGAGAACAAGCGCTTCCAGGAGTGGCGCTTCGAGCTGACCCACTCCATCCCGACCATGGGGCTGGGCCACTACCTGAGCGTCCACCCGTGGAGCGCGGAACTGGACGACATGGTGCGCCTGGCCTACAACGAGCTGGTGGCCTCCATGCCTGGCTCCAGCGCGGTCAACCGGGAGGAATGGGAGGAACTGAAGGCCGACTTCGAGCCCAGCTGGTCCTTCATCGCCCTGGACAAGTCCACCGACCGCGCCAAGGTGGCCGGCTTCCTGTTCGCCTCCCGCTACGAGCAGGACTGGCAGGCGCTGGGCTGGCGCGAGGGCTACATCGACTTCTTCGCGGTGTTGGCACCGTGGCGTGGCAGCGGGGCCGGGATCGCCATGATCTCCGCCGCCCTGAATCGTTTCAAGGCCGACGGGATGGAGAAGGCCGCCCTGGAGCTGGGCGCCGACTCGGTGCAGATGGCCGGCGCGCTGGCGGACATGGGCTTTGAGATCACCACCTCATCCACCCTCTACGTGATGGACCTGTAG
- a CDS encoding DNA gyrase/topoisomerase IV subunit A, with the protein MLIEDEASTIIDIDVSTEMETSFLEYAYSVIYARALPDARDGLKPVQRRILHQMGVMGLTPEKGHVKSARVVGEVMGKLHPHGDAAIYDALVRMAQPFTLRLPMIDGHGNFGSLDDGPAAPRYTEARLAPAALAMIADLGEDVVNMVPNYDNQFLQPEVLPAAIPALLVNGASGIAVGMATNMAPHNLGEVLAAARHLVAHPEATIEEIERFVPGPDLPGGGMIVGLDGVREAARTGRGAFKTRAKARIERITARKYGIVVSELPYLVGTERVIEKIKDGVQARKLEGISKVEDHTDRSKGMRLVIEIKAGFNPEAVLAQLYKHTPLEDNFAVNNVALVDGQPRTLGLLELLRVFVEHRLEVVRRRSRYRIERKRERAHLIAGLLLIMADIDECIAVIRTSDDAASARDRLMKVFDLTEVQAEHILALRLRRLTKFSRLELEAEADQLAREIAQLEEILSDDGVLRATVSKEMAATAERFSTPRRTVLLEESGAAGLPGGAPAAAAAPLEVADEPCRVLLSTTGLLARVSGAEAMTREGGRSAHDALLADVAATTRGRVGLVMSDGTMARIDVVEIPALPRTEGAVSLAGGMPAQLLAPEGAAGQVVALASLAEDAAPLGLVTRAGKVKRVSTADGPARSDHFEIIALEEGDSVAFARTCDDQSQFVLISSDSQLLRFEATKVRVQGRSAGGMAGLALREGATVIGGGVVPGELLSAAAVVTAAGGATSLGNEPLSTKVTPLDRYPSKGRGTQGVRVQRLLQGQDRLVLGWAGVAPARAVGQAGQPLELPAEDERRDASGTLTQGVVTSIG; encoded by the coding sequence ATGCTGATTGAAGACGAGGCCTCCACGATCATCGACATTGACGTCTCGACCGAGATGGAGACCTCGTTCCTGGAGTACGCCTACTCGGTGATCTACGCCCGCGCGCTGCCGGATGCCCGCGACGGCCTCAAGCCCGTGCAGCGGCGCATCCTGCACCAGATGGGCGTGATGGGCCTGACCCCGGAGAAGGGGCACGTGAAGTCCGCCCGCGTGGTGGGTGAGGTGATGGGTAAGCTCCACCCGCACGGCGACGCGGCGATCTACGACGCCCTGGTGCGCATGGCCCAGCCGTTCACGCTGCGCCTGCCGATGATCGACGGGCACGGCAACTTCGGTTCGCTGGACGACGGCCCGGCCGCCCCCCGCTACACCGAGGCGCGCCTGGCACCGGCGGCGCTGGCGATGATCGCGGACCTGGGCGAGGACGTGGTCAACATGGTGCCCAACTACGACAACCAGTTCCTGCAGCCGGAGGTGCTGCCGGCCGCCATCCCGGCGCTGCTGGTCAACGGCGCCAGCGGCATCGCCGTGGGCATGGCCACGAACATGGCACCGCACAACCTGGGCGAGGTCCTGGCCGCCGCCCGCCACCTGGTGGCCCACCCGGAGGCCACCATCGAGGAGATCGAGCGCTTCGTGCCCGGCCCGGACCTGCCCGGCGGCGGCATGATCGTGGGCCTGGACGGGGTGCGGGAGGCCGCTCGCACGGGCAGGGGGGCCTTCAAGACCCGCGCCAAGGCCCGCATCGAGCGGATCACGGCCCGCAAGTACGGCATCGTGGTCTCCGAGCTGCCCTACCTGGTCGGCACGGAGCGGGTGATCGAGAAGATCAAGGACGGCGTGCAGGCCCGCAAGCTCGAGGGTATCTCGAAGGTGGAGGACCACACCGACCGCTCCAAGGGCATGCGCCTGGTCATCGAGATCAAGGCCGGTTTCAACCCGGAGGCGGTGCTGGCCCAGCTCTACAAGCACACGCCGCTGGAGGACAACTTCGCGGTGAACAACGTGGCGCTGGTGGACGGTCAGCCGCGCACGCTGGGGCTGCTGGAGCTGCTGCGCGTGTTCGTGGAGCACCGCCTGGAGGTGGTGCGCCGCCGCTCGCGGTACCGGATCGAGCGCAAGCGCGAGCGCGCCCACCTGATCGCCGGCCTGCTGCTGATCATGGCGGACATCGACGAGTGCATCGCGGTGATCCGCACCAGCGACGACGCGGCCAGCGCCCGCGACCGCTTGATGAAGGTCTTTGACCTGACCGAGGTGCAGGCCGAGCACATCCTGGCCCTGCGCCTGCGCCGCCTGACCAAGTTCTCCCGCCTAGAGCTGGAGGCGGAGGCGGACCAGTTGGCGAGGGAGATCGCCCAGCTGGAGGAGATCCTGTCTGACGACGGGGTTTTGCGCGCCACCGTGAGCAAGGAGATGGCGGCCACCGCGGAGCGTTTCTCCACCCCGCGCCGCACGGTGTTGTTGGAGGAGTCCGGGGCGGCCGGCCTGCCCGGCGGGGCGCCGGCGGCCGCTGCGGCGCCGCTGGAGGTAGCCGACGAGCCCTGCCGCGTGCTGCTTTCCACCACCGGCCTGTTGGCGCGGGTCAGTGGCGCCGAGGCGATGACCCGGGAGGGCGGCCGTAGTGCCCACGACGCGTTGTTGGCCGACGTTGCCGCCACCACCCGCGGCCGGGTTGGCCTGGTGATGAGCGATGGAACGATGGCCCGGATCGACGTGGTGGAGATTCCGGCGCTGCCGCGCACCGAGGGCGCGGTTTCCCTGGCCGGGGGTATGCCGGCCCAGCTGCTGGCCCCGGAGGGGGCAGCGGGCCAGGTGGTGGCGTTGGCGAGCCTGGCGGAGGACGCCGCTCCCCTGGGCCTGGTGACGCGCGCCGGCAAGGTCAAGCGTGTCTCCACCGCCGACGGCCCGGCCCGCAGCGACCACTTCGAGATCATCGCGCTGGAGGAGGGCGACTCGGTGGCCTTCGCCAGGACGTGCGACGACCAGAGCCAGTTCGTGCTGATCTCCTCCGACTCCCAGCTGCTGCGCTTCGAGGCGACGAAGGTGCGCGTGCAGGGCCGCAGCGCCGGCGGCATGGCCGGCCTGGCGCTGCGCGAGGGCGCCACCGTGATCGGTGGCGGCGTGGTGCCCGGCGAGCTGCTGAGTGCGGCTGCCGTGGTCACCGCCGCCGGGGGCGCCACGAGCCTGGGCAACGAGCCGCTGTCCACCAAGGTCACCCCCCTGGACCGCTACCCGTCCAAGGGGCGCGGCACGCAGGGCGTGCGGGTGCAGCGGCTGCTGCAGGGCCAGGACCGCCTGGTGCTCGGCTGGGCCGGCGTGGCCCCGGCGCGCGCGGTGGGGCAGGCCGGCCAGCCCCTGGAGCTGCCGGCGGAGGACGAGCGGCGCGACGCCTCCGGGACGCTCACGCAGGGCGTGGTGACCTCGATCGGCTGA
- a CDS encoding DUF5998 family protein has protein sequence MTSHLGRYLEAYEYFPAAAARLLEMSLGGADPLAMLVQRSTVIDEEAVRRHVNALALTKRHLVLMHIDEIDDAPGSLAISSEVVPLSNVVATRFNYELSDAVTGPGDIREVLISLGWKSTRQFEFGPKSCGDPSCEAEHGQGGVIHNEDLAVRVTREADGPEELERTVQFAAELARLLAAAE, from the coding sequence ATGACGTCACACCTGGGCAGGTATCTGGAGGCCTACGAGTACTTCCCGGCGGCTGCCGCGCGCTTGCTGGAGATGAGCTTGGGCGGGGCCGACCCGCTGGCGATGCTGGTGCAGCGCTCCACGGTTATCGATGAGGAGGCGGTGCGCCGCCACGTCAACGCGTTGGCGCTGACCAAGCGGCACCTGGTGTTGATGCACATTGACGAGATCGACGACGCCCCCGGCTCGCTGGCGATTTCCAGCGAGGTGGTGCCGCTTTCTAACGTGGTGGCCACGCGCTTCAACTACGAGCTCTCTGACGCCGTCACGGGGCCGGGCGATATCCGCGAGGTGCTGATCTCGCTGGGGTGGAAGTCCACGCGCCAGTTCGAGTTCGGGCCGAAGTCCTGCGGGGACCCGTCTTGCGAGGCCGAGCACGGCCAGGGCGGCGTGATTCACAACGAGGACCTGGCGGTGCGGGTGACCCGCGAGGCCGACGGCCCGGAGGAGCTGGAGCGCACCGTGCAGTTCGCTGCC